From the Kitasatospora atroaurantiaca genome, the window TACGCGCTGTCCCTGCTGCAGATGGGGCCGGTCAGCACCCGTCGACGGTGGCGTCTCGCGGGAGTCGGAGAGCGCCACCAGGATGCTGGAGGCGGCCAAGGAAGAGCTGAAGGCGCTGCGCTCGTACGCGCAGCGCCCAGGTCTGCCGGTGGTCCACGACACCAACACGTTGCTGGGGTGGCCGTCCCGGACCAGGTCGTGTGGGCGGGCGTCTCCCGGGCCGAGGGCCAGAGGGTGCCGGCCACGCGCTTGGTCGTGCCGTTGGTCGTCCTCGCAGGGTTGGACGCTCAGAACTACGGCGTGGGGAGGCCGGCTGATCGGGCGTCCGCGGCGATCATCGCGCTGGAGCGGCTGCTCGGTCACGCTGTGCCTGGGGAGCCGGTCGTCTGCGGCGCCGCGCGACGTCGGAGGTACGGATCGACCCGGCCGGCCACCGCATCGGACGGGACGCCGACGGGCAGATCCTGCGGCGCGCCGAGGAGCTCCACCAGCTGAACCCGGAGTACGGCGTGAGGGTGCTGTCGAACGACACCAACATGCGGTTTGCGCGCGCGGCACCTGGGGTTGACGCCGATGCGGTTGCCCACGGCGCTCATGAAGCCGGGCAGCGCGATCGGCGAGGTACGGAACAGGATGAGCAGGCCCACACGGCGGAGAAGGACAGCACCGGGGGCCTGCGGGCGCCCGGGCTCGGTGACGGGACGTGAGCAGTGCATCCCGGGGCGGGCAATTGGCTCGGGCAGCATCGGATACTCGGCGTCAGGGCTGCACGTCAGGGCTGCCGGGCGGGGGCGAAGACGGCGTTGGCGATGCGCAAGATGTACGCGGACTCGGCGCCGTCGAGGCCGGTCGGGTTGAGGGAGTAGACGACGCGGCGGCTCAGGTCGCGGGTGGCGAACACGCCATTGGTCCAGCCGGGGCGGGAGCCGGTCTTCCCCCAGACGGTCACGCCGTTGATCTGTACGCTCTCCAGACCCATGCTCATGCAGGCCCGACCAGCGGTGGGGCCGGTGTTGCAGTGGCTGCTCTGGTGGTTCGGGACGTCCGGAACGGTGAACAGCTTCTCCTGCTGGGCCGGCGGCAGCAGCCGGCCCCGGAACAGCGCGGTGATGAACCGGTCCAGGTCGGGTGCGCTGGAGATCAGCCCGCCCTCGGCCCACGGCCACGGGCTCTGCTCGGTGACGTCGACGCGATGGGAGGTCCCGTCCGGGTCGGTCACGGTGAGCATCGCACGGGCGGCCGGGTCGGCCAGCCGCGGGTCGCGGGCGTCCGGGACGGAGGTGTCGTGCAGGCCGAGCGGCTGAATGATCCGGTGGCGGACCTCGTGCGCGTAGCTGTGCCCGGTGACCTTCTCGATCAGCATCCCGGCGACGAAGGTGTTCATGCCGTTGTACTGCTGCGCGGTGCCGGGCTCGAAGCTCATCGTCTGCCCGGCCAGGGTGGCGACGACCTGCTGCGGCGTCCAGCTCACGAACCGGTGCGCGGCGAACGACGCGGCGGTGCCGTCACCCCACGCCCCGCCCGTCCCGCGCGGCAACCCGCTGGTGTGATCGAGCAGTTGACCCACCTTGATCGGCGGGAACTCGGCGGGCAGCACTCCCGGCAGATAGCGCTGGACGGTGCCGTCCAGGTCGAGCCGGTGCTCGGCGGCAAGCTGGAGCACCACGGTGGCAGTGAACACCTTGGAGATCGAGCCGACCCGGAACCGGCCGTCGACCGAGAGCGCTTCCCCCGAGGCCCCCTCGAACTCCCCGGCGCGCCCCTTCACCTGAACCAACGCACCATTGACGTCGGCATTCGGCAGGCCGGCGATGGACTGCCGGACAGCCGCCGCATCAAGCGGCGGCAGCGGGGAGGCGGTCGCGGAGGCGGTCGCGGCAGGGGCGGCCGGCGAGGCGGCCAGCGCCGGGGTGCCGCCCCCGACGGCCAGTGCGGCCAGCAGCGCTCCGGCTGCGGCGAGGGTGGTCCAACGGGTACCGGTCACAACGGTCTTCACGATGACTTTTCCTGACGTCTCGTCGGCTTGTTCGGATGCCCTCGAGTCTGTCGAGGCACGAGCCGCCCGCCCATCCGGGATCTCCCTGAACGGACCCCGTCCCACCCTCCGGATCTCCCTGAGCCGAGGCTGCCGGCGCATCGGAGTGAAGGCCGCTGACGCCCTGTGCCCGCTGAGCGGCACGGAACTGCTGCATCAGGGTTGACGTCCTCAGGAGTGCACCGGCGCAGCACGCTGGGCACGCTGGTGAGCCGGTGGCGCCGGTGGTCGCGTATCTGACGGATCTGCAGGCAGCGGGACCGCCTGCCGCGACCCAGCGCTGGTACGGCATGGGTCTGCTGCGCTGGTTCCGCTTCCTTGGGCGGTCGACGTGCCCTGGAACGCGGCGACCCGGATCGAGGCCCGCGACTTCTCCCCATGGATCCAGATCGCAGCCAAACTTCCACGACAGCATCGAAGTTCAGGATCGCCTACCTCGGCACCGGTGTTGCTGCCACCTGCGCGAGCGATCACCATCGATCCGGCCGGCTGAGTCCGAGTGCACAACTGAACGACGGCAACCCGAAAGACGACCCGGCCATCGAGACAAGATGACACCCTGCGCCGGCAGCGATCAA encodes:
- a CDS encoding serine hydrolase domain-containing protein; this encodes MKTVVTGTRWTTLAAAGALLAALAVGGGTPALAASPAAPAATASATASPLPPLDAAAVRQSIAGLPNADVNGALVQVKGRAGEFEGASGEALSVDGRFRVGSISKVFTATVVLQLAAEHRLDLDGTVQRYLPGVLPAEFPPIKVGQLLDHTSGLPRGTGGAWGDGTAASFAAHRFVSWTPQQVVATLAGQTMSFEPGTAQQYNGMNTFVAGMLIEKVTGHSYAHEVRHRIIQPLGLHDTSVPDARDPRLADPAARAMLTVTDPDGTSHRVDVTEQSPWPWAEGGLISSAPDLDRFITALFRGRLLPPAQQEKLFTVPDVPNHQSSHCNTGPTAGRACMSMGLESVQINGVTVWGKTGSRPGWTNGVFATRDLSRRVVYSLNPTGLDGAESAYILRIANAVFAPARQP